The region ACTTATAAAAGGTGAAGATGTGACCGTCTTTACCGGGACGTGCTTGGGTGAAAACAATCGGTCTGCCCATACGGAGGTAGATCGCGATCGCTACAAATACGATAAAAGGAGAAAACACTACGAGAGCAAGAGCAGCAAACAATCTATCTAATACATACTTAATTAATCTGTTGAATTGGGTGATTGGTGATTGATGAGTAGCCATTGGTGATTCCCCACTTATAGTGATTGAGAGACAATTTCAGAATTTTATTCATCCTCGCTACCATTCTATAGATTGGTAGCTCGCTCAATTTAGACTGTATGCAACCTATTCCATTTAATTTTTTTAATCTCCTTTAATATTTCCTCCCCATTTTCATATCTATCTTTTATTCTACGAGCCATCATTTTATCAAGCAAATTTAAAAAATCACTTGATATATTTACAGTGTATTGCCGCCACTGTAAGTTATGGTTTTCGTCGTACATATTTTCACACCCCGGACTTCTTTTGGTCAAATAATAAACAAAACACCTCGCTAGGGAATAGAAATCGGAGACATATTTGCAATACCTTCTTTCCTGCTCTGGCGCACGAAAGCCATCGCCTTTAGGTTTTTTTTCTAGCAATGAAAGTATAATATATATTATATTTCTGTAGATTTTTCTGTAAAAAAAATTTTTTCTTGTCACTGCGCCAAAGTCAATCAATACCAATTCACCATTATTTTTGAGAATTAGATTTGGTGGTTTTATATCTCTATGCAAATATTTGTGCCGATGTAATTCATTTAAAATTACAACTGCTTTTTCCAGCCATTCTAATGCTATTTCCTCTGTTATGGGCTCGTGGTTATCTACCCATGTTTCTAAATTACTGCCTTCAATTTTCTCCATAACGATACAGTGCAATATTTTTCCATTCTTTAGTTTTTGTTGAAAGTAGCCATCTACTTTCGGAAACCCAGGATGATCCATTTCTCTTAATACGTCTGCTTCTTGACGAAATAGATATCTGACTCTAGGGTTTCGGCTCCGATGGGGTAGCAGGACTTTCAATACTTTCTCTGTACCTGCATCATCAACAACATAAATAGTACTATAGCCACTTTTATCGTGGAGTAGACTCGTGACGCGATAGCGATTTTGCAATACTAAATCGTTGCCACAGCTTTCACAGTACCGATTGCTAGAGTTTAGAGCGATATTTAAGTTGGCACAACCTGGATTAATGCAGATACTCATTGTTAGTTTCTTTGTCAATCTTTTTTAAGCGCGAGCTTTGCTAAAGATGAATTATAGAGGTTTTCGTGTAGTTGAATCACGTTCGGTAGGCTATAGGTAGCCATTCGCGCTCGCCCGAGTTTGCCCATTTTCTGAGCATCTTCTGGATGTTCCAGTATCCAATTCATTGAGCGAGTAAGTGCTTCTATATCTCCTACCTCGACAAGAAGACCGCAGCCTCCTGCCAGTAATTCCTCCGTACCGCGAATTTTAGTGCCGATAACGGGTATCTCCAACGATAAAGACTCCATAACACTTCTCGGAAGCCCTTCTTGTTCTGAAGCCAAAAGCGTAGCAATGCAAGTTCGCATCAATACTGGAATATCTTGGCGTTCGCCCAGAAAATGTATTTGATTTTTAATGCCCAAATCTACCGCCAATTGGCGCATTTCTGGCAGTAGCGGGCCATCCCCAGCCAAAGCCAAGTGAACTTCTGGTTTGGCTAGTTTCGCAAATGCCAGAATGATATCCCGATGATGCTTGCGGGGAATAAATTCCGCCGCAGATAAAAATAAAGGATTTGCTGGGGTAATGCCCAATTCTTCACGTACTTGGGCTATCTGGAGGTCGGAGACTGTATTGGGATTGTAATAATTTAGATCTACGCCAATCCCCGGCATATAACAGACTCGTTCCGGCGGTAAAATATGGTGTTGCTTAGCTGCTGCTTCATCCTCGCGGTTAATCACGATCAGGTAGTCAGTCCAAGCTCCCGCTAGTTTTTCCAAAGTGAGGAAAATGGCATTTTTCAAAGCCTTACCTCTGGGATGGAAATGAAATCCGTGTGCGGTGTAGATGACTTGACATTTTCCCTCTTTTCTAAAGTCTTTGAGGGCATAGCGGCTAACAAAAGCTGCAACTGGCGTGTGTACGTGAACTAAATCGTATTGCCCTTGCTTCATTACCTCTCTAAGGACGGGTGGAGCGACCAAAAAGTTCCTTGGATCTAAAGGGTTGCGCGACCATTTTACTTCCCAAAGGCGATCGAAAGCTTGCAAGCAACTAGCCGAAGTGGAAACACCCTCCGCCATTCCATC is a window of Aerosakkonema funiforme FACHB-1375 DNA encoding:
- a CDS encoding serine/threonine protein kinase; translation: MSICINPGCANLNIALNSSNRYCESCGNDLVLQNRYRVTSLLHDKSGYSTIYVVDDAGTEKVLKVLLPHRSRNPRVRYLFRQEADVLREMDHPGFPKVDGYFQQKLKNGKILHCIVMEKIEGSNLETWVDNHEPITEEIALEWLEKAVVILNELHRHKYLHRDIKPPNLILKNNGELVLIDFGAVTRKNFFYRKIYRNIIYIILSLLEKKPKGDGFRAPEQERRYCKYVSDFYSLARCFVYYLTKRSPGCENMYDENHNLQWRQYTVNISSDFLNLLDKMMARRIKDRYENGEEILKEIKKIKWNRLHTV
- a CDS encoding glycosyltransferase family 4 protein, which gives rise to MKKLLVITTVPTTLESFLLPFAYHFRQKGWQVDGMAEGVSTSASCLQAFDRLWEVKWSRNPLDPRNFLVAPPVLREVMKQGQYDLVHVHTPVAAFVSRYALKDFRKEGKCQVIYTAHGFHFHPRGKALKNAIFLTLEKLAGAWTDYLIVINREDEAAAKQHHILPPERVCYMPGIGVDLNYYNPNTVSDLQIAQVREELGITPANPLFLSAAEFIPRKHHRDIILAFAKLAKPEVHLALAGDGPLLPEMRQLAVDLGIKNQIHFLGERQDIPVLMRTCIATLLASEQEGLPRSVMESLSLEIPVIGTKIRGTEELLAGGCGLLVEVGDIEALTRSMNWILEHPEDAQKMGKLGRARMATYSLPNVIQLHENLYNSSLAKLALKKD